Sequence from the Streptomyces sp. NBC_01408 genome:
CCAACAGGAGTTCTGGGCGGCCAACTCCCTGCACGACAGCCGCGTACTGACCGGCCCGCTCAGCGAGGCCACGGTCTACAAGACCGGCGGCACCACCGGGGCTCCCAAGTTCTCCGTCTACACCCGCGACGAGTGGCGCACGTTCGTCACCTCCTTCGGCCAGGGACTCGTGGACGCCGGCCTGCGCCCGGGGCACCGCGTCGCCGACCTCTTCTACGCGGGGGAGCTGTACGCCAGCTTCCTCTTCGTCCTCGACTCGCTCGCCCACGCGCCCGTGGACAACGTCCGCCTGCCCATCGGCGGCGGCGCGCCGCTGGAGTCGACGATCCCCACGCTGCGCGACCTCGCCGCCCAGGTGGTGGCCGGCACGCCCACCACCCTGTGCCGGCTCGCCGAACAGGTCGTCGCGTCCGGTGTCCGGCTCGACTCGGTGGAACTGCTGCTCTTCGGCGGCGAGGCCCTCTTCGACGACCAGCGGCGCCTGCTGGCCACCGCGTTCCCCCGCGCCGAGGCCCGTTCCGTCGGGTACGCCAGCGTCGACGCCGGCCTGCTCGGCCGCCCCGTCCCCGGCTCGGATGCCCGGGTGCACCGGGCGTTCACCCCGTACTCGGTCGTCGAGATCCTCGACGACTCCACCGATGAGCCGGTCACCGAACCGGGCCGGCCCGGCCGGGTCGTCGTCACCAGCCTCTTCCGCCGCCTCATGCCGATCATCCGCTACCCCGCCGGCGACCGGGCCGAGTGGACCGGCACCGGGCCCGGACACTTCCGGATCCTCGGCCGCACCGAGGAGGGCGTACGGGTGGGGCCCGTCTCCCTCTACACCCAGGACGCCCAGGACGCCGTGGCCGCGGCGGACACCGCCGGGCAGGTGGTGGGCATGCAGCTCGTCGTCCGCCGCTGGGACGGCCGCGACGGGCTCGTCCTGCGGCTGGCGACGGCCCCCGGTGACGCCGGCCGCGGCGCGGCCGCGGGCGGCCGGGAGGCGCTGGCCGAGGCCGTGGTCGCGGAGCTGGAGACCGTACGGCCGCTGTATCCGGACAGCGTGCGCGCCGGGTTCGTGCACCCGCTGTCCGTGGAGTGGGCGCGCCACCGCGACCTCGCCGTCAACCCGCGCTCGGGCAAGCTCGTCCGGGTCCTCGACGAGAGGCCGACCGCATGACCGCCGCACCCGTTGCCGCAGCCGTGGCCGTGGCCGAAGAGGAGGCCGAAGCCCGCGCCGCGGCCGGCGGCCGGCGCGCTCCGCTGATCCTGCGCAACCGCGCCTTCGCCGCCGTATGGCTCGGCCAGGTCCTCACCCAGGCCGCCGTCCGCATGTTCCAGGTCGGCGTGTCCTGGTGGATCGTCGCCTACGCCGTGCGCGTCGCCCCCGGTCTGGCCTCCGGGCTGTTCATGGCGGCCTGCACGCTGCCCGCCGTGGCGCTGGCGCCCGTCGTGGCCGGGGCCGTCGCCCGGTTCGCCCACCGTTCGGTCCTGCGGACCGCCGCCGGCCTGGCCGGGGCCGCCTCGTGCGCCCTCGCCCTGTGGGCGTACGGCGGCGGCCTGCCGGTCGCCGCCGTGTACGCCGCCGCTCTCGGCCTGGCCACCTGCCAGGCGTTCTTCGACCCCTGCCTGACCACCTCGGTGCCCGAGCTGGTCGACGACGCCGACATCGAGACGGCCACCGGCTTCGAACTGTCCACCCAGTCCCTGGCCGGGCTCGGCGGAGCGCTGCTCGGCGCCCTGACCGTCGACCGGGCCGGTGTGGCGGGGCTGGCCGCCGGCTGCGCGGCCGCCTACCTCGGCGCCGCCCTCCTCGTCGCGAGCGCCCGCTTCCGCACCGCCGCGGCCCCGACGACCTGCGCGTCCGGCCCGGCGGCCGCCGTGCCCCAGCGGCGCACGCTCCGCCGCATCCTCGGCGAACTGCCCTACGTGCGGCGGATCCTGATCTGCTTCACCGCGGCGAACCTGTTCACCACCGCCGTGTTCGTCGTCATCCCCCTCTACACCCGCTCGGTCCTCCTGGGCGGTGGCGGCACCGTGGCGCTGCTGGAGGCCTCCCTGGGCGCCGGTGCGCTCATCGGCGCCTTCACCGGCACCCGCGTGCCGGGGCGGCCCACGGTCGCCGGCGCCTACTGCCTGGGCCTGATGGCCCTCGCCCTGGCGCTGCCCGGGCTGGTCTCGCACCGCCTGGCCGTCGCGGGCTGCCTGGCCGTGGCCGGCTGGTGCGCCGGGGCCGTCAGCGTCCGCTTCGTGGCCCTCTTCCAGCGGCTGGTGCCGACGGCGGACAAACCCGGCTTCTTCGCCGTGATGCAGGCCGTACTGGGCGCCTCCCTGCCCGTGGCGTCCCTGGTGTTCGGCTCCGCCGGGGACTACCTCTCGCCCCAGACGCTGTGCCTGGTGCAGGGCCTCGGCCTGGTCCCCGCCGCCTGGGCGCTGGCCCTGCTCGGATCCCGTACGCCCGAACCCGTGGGAGGCGAACGGTGAGGCCCGTCATCACCCCGGCCGACTGCGCGGACATCGCCGAACTGCGCCAGCTCTACTACGCCGTCTACGGGCCGCACTACCCCGTGGCCCTCGGCACCGACCCGGCCGAGATGGCCCGCCTCATCGCGGACCCGCACTCCCTGTGGCTCGTCGGCCGCTGCCCCGACACCGGGGCCCTGACCGGGTCCGCCGCCATCCACGGCGAGGCGGGCAGTCGCATCGGCCGCCTGGAGGGCATCGCCGTACACCCCGGGCACCGCTCGACGGGCCTGGCAGCCGCCCTGACCGGGGCGTTGTGCGCCGGGATGCTGGACACGGGGCGGCTGGACTCGGTGTACGCGACCGTACGGACCGTCAGCGCCGGTCCGCAGCGCGTCGTCGCGCGCAACGGCTTCCGCCCGCTGGGCGTCCTGCCCAACGCGGTGGATCTCCGCAGCCGCGAGAGCCTCGCGCTCTACGCGCGTCACTCCGCCGGTGTGCTCGACCGCCGGATGCCCGTCACCGAAGTGCCCGCCCCGCTGCTGCCGTTGCTGCGCACCGCCGAGGCCGCGCTCGGCATCGGCTACCCCGGGGTCCGGGCCGCCGACGCCCCGCCGCCGACGCCCGTGCCGCAAGGGGCCGTCGAGCGGCTGGAGATGATCGAGGCGCCGGCCTTCGTGCGCCGCCGCTTCCGCGAGCGGTTCCCCGGCGCCGAGGGCTGGTTCTACCCGCTGCACACCCCGAACGTGCTGCTCACCCCGGAGGACGGCCGGTTCGAGGTCTACGCGTACCTCAACCGGGCCGGCGGGTACTGCTCCCTGCTGACCGCCCACCCCGACCCGGCCGCCGCGGCCGCGTACCTCGAACCCGTCACCCGGGCCCTGGCCCGCGCGGGCGCCGGCTACGTCGAGGCCCTGGTGCCGCTCGACCACCAGGAGGCCCTCTCGGCCTTCCTCGCCCAGGGGTTCGTGGCCGGCGCCCTCTATCCCGCGATGCGCGCGGACGGCGACGGGTTCCACGACTACGCCGTCCTGTCCCGTTCCAGCGAGCGGATCGACTTCCGCGGCGTCGCCGTCGAACCGCCCCTCCAGCCCTATCTGGACTGCTACGTGTCGGCCTGGGCGTCGACGCACCTGCCCACTTCATCCGAGGTTGCCTCATGAGCCCCACTGATCCCGCGAATGCCGTGAATGCCGTGAATGCGGTGAATCCCGTGCCCCCCATGAACCCCCATCTCGCGCCGGTCGCCGTACCCGACCCGGCCCTCCTGCCCCACGTACAACAGCTGTGCGACCTGACCGACCCCTACGCCTGCGGGCCCGCGGAGGACGAACTGTTCGCCGCCGCCATGGCGGAGACCAACGCCTGGCACACCGAGCGCTCCCCGTTCTTCCGCTCCCTGTACGAGGCCACTCCCCCGGCGGAGCCGTACCGCACCCCGCTCGTCCACGCGAACTTCTTCAAGCGGCACGAGGTGCTCTCCGTCCCGCGCGAGGACGTCGAGCTGCACCTGACCTCCTCCGGCACCACCGGCCAGAAGTCGCAGATGTTCTTCGACCACTGGACCATCCGCTCCGCCCAGCGCATGGTCGCCCGGATCTTCGAGCGCAACGGCTGGATCACCCCCGACCAGGAGGTCAACTACCT
This genomic interval carries:
- a CDS encoding phenylacetate--CoA ligase family protein, translating into MSAQQLSDLIRFARHNSPFYRDLYASLPPHADRLTDLPVVDQQEFWAANSLHDSRVLTGPLSEATVYKTGGTTGAPKFSVYTRDEWRTFVTSFGQGLVDAGLRPGHRVADLFYAGELYASFLFVLDSLAHAPVDNVRLPIGGGAPLESTIPTLRDLAAQVVAGTPTTLCRLAEQVVASGVRLDSVELLLFGGEALFDDQRRLLATAFPRAEARSVGYASVDAGLLGRPVPGSDARVHRAFTPYSVVEILDDSTDEPVTEPGRPGRVVVTSLFRRLMPIIRYPAGDRAEWTGTGPGHFRILGRTEEGVRVGPVSLYTQDAQDAVAAADTAGQVVGMQLVVRRWDGRDGLVLRLATAPGDAGRGAAAGGREALAEAVVAELETVRPLYPDSVRAGFVHPLSVEWARHRDLAVNPRSGKLVRVLDERPTA
- a CDS encoding MFS transporter; protein product: MTAAPVAAAVAVAEEEAEARAAAGGRRAPLILRNRAFAAVWLGQVLTQAAVRMFQVGVSWWIVAYAVRVAPGLASGLFMAACTLPAVALAPVVAGAVARFAHRSVLRTAAGLAGAASCALALWAYGGGLPVAAVYAAALGLATCQAFFDPCLTTSVPELVDDADIETATGFELSTQSLAGLGGALLGALTVDRAGVAGLAAGCAAAYLGAALLVASARFRTAAAPTTCASGPAAAVPQRRTLRRILGELPYVRRILICFTAANLFTTAVFVVIPLYTRSVLLGGGGTVALLEASLGAGALIGAFTGTRVPGRPTVAGAYCLGLMALALALPGLVSHRLAVAGCLAVAGWCAGAVSVRFVALFQRLVPTADKPGFFAVMQAVLGASLPVASLVFGSAGDYLSPQTLCLVQGLGLVPAAWALALLGSRTPEPVGGER
- a CDS encoding GNAT family N-acetyltransferase gives rise to the protein MRPVITPADCADIAELRQLYYAVYGPHYPVALGTDPAEMARLIADPHSLWLVGRCPDTGALTGSAAIHGEAGSRIGRLEGIAVHPGHRSTGLAAALTGALCAGMLDTGRLDSVYATVRTVSAGPQRVVARNGFRPLGVLPNAVDLRSRESLALYARHSAGVLDRRMPVTEVPAPLLPLLRTAEAALGIGYPGVRAADAPPPTPVPQGAVERLEMIEAPAFVRRRFRERFPGAEGWFYPLHTPNVLLTPEDGRFEVYAYLNRAGGYCSLLTAHPDPAAAAAYLEPVTRALARAGAGYVEALVPLDHQEALSAFLAQGFVAGALYPAMRADGDGFHDYAVLSRSSERIDFRGVAVEPPLQPYLDCYVSAWASTHLPTSSEVAS